TTGTATAATGAGTTTTTTATTGCTGTACCGGTATAAAAAAAGGCGTTGGGTTATTCCAACGCCTTTTTCTATATAAGGATGTTAATGAATATTATCACCTAGCTGTGTTCGATCAGGTGCTCCTGGTGGTTTTTCCAACCATTTATTTTTAATCATAATATCAACCCCATCCTTAGCAAATTGGGCGATCTCGACTGATAAGCGCTCGTAATTTAGAATGAGATCACTCCGTTGACTGGCCGATGCAGCAGTAGCATAGTTACCGAGTCCAGCTGATGATAGAAGAGACATTGTGTTCATCATTAACTTTTCAGAAAAAACGTTTGTTGTTGCATCAGTTACGGCATGATCAGCGGATATCGGTGCTTGTATATCGTCATTCATGAGTGTATCTGACAGAACCTTTATCTGTTTTTTAGAAATTTCTTTTCCTTTTTTCATATAATCTTTTACTTCTTTGGACTTAGCAGTCTGCATGAAGGCAGATGAAAGCATAACCCCGATTTGATTTGTTTCGATATTCAAGCTAAGGTGAGAAATTTCGATGGCATTTAGTATTCTTTGTTTAAATTTAGTTAAAGGGTTTAATCCACTTAAGTAGCTTTTATCATGAATGAAATCAATTTCTTTTGGATAAGGAATGTAAGGTCTTCTTAAATAAAGACCTTTTTTTAATGCTACATCAGATGCTAGTTGGTATAAGGACTGTACACGCGATAAGCAATCACCAAAATAAGCGCGAATATCAGCTCTTGCAGCTAATGATAAACTTGCCGAATGGGTAAGCATCCCTACTCTTCCAATGTGTAAGATATATGTTAATTTAAATGTATCTGTAAATAAATCAGGTGCTTCCATGGATACATCTTTATCTGTAAATCCATATGGAATAGGCAGGTTTTCCTTCTGATGAATTTGTTCAAGTTCTTCTACATGGAGAGAAGATATACGATAAGCTTCCTCAGCGACAGGGGCTATATCTGTGTCTAGCACTTTATGTTTCATGAATTTAAGAAATGGAAGTGTCATGGTATCATATATGTAAGATGTCCAAAGGATACCGATTTCCGCTGCTGTTAAAGAAACATTATTTTGATTCATGGTGTGAAACTCCTTTTTTTATTAATCGAGCATACCTAACTTATTATTAGAATAATCACTATGGTATATACTTAAACAGTTGGCACTAATACATATTAAAGAAGGTGAAAAAATGGGTAGATTATTTTCTATTGGAGAAGTACTAATTGATTTTATTCCCGAGCAAAAAGGTATTGCATTAAAAGATGTTGTGTCATTTGAAAGAGCACCAGGAGGAGCACCTGCTAATGTTGCAGCAGCTGTTGCAAAGTCAGGTGGAAGCGCTGCAATGATTACGAAGCTAGGTGTTGATGCTTTTGGTGATTTTCTTGTTGAAACTTTAAACAATGTTGGCGTAAATACGGAACATGTTCTTAGAACAAATGAAGCAAACACTGCCTTAGCATTTGTATCTCTTAAGGAAGATGGAGAAA
This genomic stretch from Metabacillus sp. B2-18 harbors:
- a CDS encoding DUF3231 family protein, encoding MNQNNVSLTAAEIGILWTSYIYDTMTLPFLKFMKHKVLDTDIAPVAEEAYRISSLHVEELEQIHQKENLPIPYGFTDKDVSMEAPDLFTDTFKLTYILHIGRVGMLTHSASLSLAARADIRAYFGDCLSRVQSLYQLASDVALKKGLYLRRPYIPYPKEIDFIHDKSYLSGLNPLTKFKQRILNAIEISHLSLNIETNQIGVMLSSAFMQTAKSKEVKDYMKKGKEISKKQIKVLSDTLMNDDIQAPISADHAVTDATTNVFSEKLMMNTMSLLSSAGLGNYATAASASQRSDLILNYERLSVEIAQFAKDGVDIMIKNKWLEKPPGAPDRTQLGDNIH